Proteins encoded by one window of Desulfomonilia bacterium:
- a CDS encoding PilZ domain-containing protein encodes MREFIRHPSDIPIKYRIQDSNTIGINNLKNISVGGLCFKSSVPLANGLQLILSIPVIKPAFKAKGVVAWCKKVDDGFDVGVNFFDSDTQYRIRIIEQICQIEHYRKEVQRKEGRTISAETAAEEWIEKYASDFPRSE; translated from the coding sequence ATGAGAGAATTTATACGTCATCCGTCAGATATTCCCATTAAATACCGTATCCAGGATTCCAACACTATCGGCATCAATAATCTGAAGAATATCTCCGTAGGTGGATTGTGTTTCAAATCGTCGGTGCCTCTTGCAAACGGATTGCAGCTTATACTCAGTATTCCCGTTATCAAACCTGCTTTCAAGGCCAAAGGGGTTGTTGCATGGTGCAAAAAAGTAGACGATGGTTTTGACGTAGGGGTGAATTTTTTCGATAGCGATACTCAATACCGCATCCGGATTATTGAGCAGATCTGCCAGATTGAACATTACAGAAAAGAAGTTCAGCGCAAGGAAGGACGCACCATAAGCGCGGAAACGGCTGCTGAAGAATGGATTGAAAAGTATGCTTCCGATTTTCCAAGGTCAGAATGA